Sequence from the Aromatoleum petrolei genome:
TGCGCGGTAGCAGCATATCGCCCGAAATGAGCACTCCGAGCGACTCGCAATACAGGCTCGCGTGTTCGGGGGAATGGCCGAAGCCGACGATCACCCGCCAGTCGTGGGCGCCGATGCGCAACACGTCGCCGTCGAAGATGCGCTGGTAGGACTTCGGCAGGGCCGGGACCCCCTTGCGGTACGAATTGCCGCGCTCGCGCAGGGCCCCCTGGCGCCCGGCGTCGAGGCCGTGCGTGGCGAAGTGCGCGACCATCTCCTCCACGGCTGTGCCCGCGATTTCGTTCCAGATCGCGTGGCCGTTGAAGAACTCGCCCTGCGTCATCTGCACCGGCGCGCCGTCGCGCTCGGCGAGCCAGGCGGCGAGGCCTAGGTGGTCGGGATGGCTGTGGGTGACGAGGACGCGCGACAGCGGGCGCCGGTCGCGGTCGAGGATGGCGTTCCAGTTGTCGCGCACCGCGTCGAGGCCGAAGCCGGTGTCGACGACGGCGAGCGCATCGCCGTCGTCCAGCGTCCACAGGTTGATGTGGTTGAGTGCGAAGGGCAGTGGCATGCGCACCCAGCCCACGCCGGGTGCGATCTGCTTCACTTCGCCCGCCCCCGGGGTTTCGTCGAAGGGGTACTGCAGTTCTCCGCTTGTCGTCATCTGACCGTCTCCGTTGGAGGGGGGCAATCGAGCATTGCCCAAACCCCTGAATTCTGATTAACTTTTTCGCCCTGTCCGGGCAGGTGGGCACGCAACGCGCCCGCTCCGGACCGGTTTTACTTCGATCGGTCGGCCAATGGCAAGCGAACAAACCTACACCATCACGGAACTCGCGCGGGAATTCGACGTGACTCCGCGCGCGATCCGCTTCTACGAGGACCAGGGGCTGCTGAAGCCTTCGCGCGTCGGGCGCACCCGGGTTTACTCGAAGTCCGACCGCACCCGCCTCAAGCTCACGCTGCGCGGCAAGCGCCTGGGCCTGTCGCTCGCCGAGATCAAGGAGCTGATCGAGATGCACGGCGGCGTGCGCAACGCGGCCCCCCAACTGCTGCGCTTCCTCGTCGTGCTCGCCGACCGGCGGGCGGCACTCGAACAGCAGCGCGAGGATATCGAGGCGGTGCTGGGCGAGATCGATTCGCTGGAGCAGCAGTGCTCCGAACTGCTCGGCCACGACACGTCCCGTGCGGCCGAGGAGCGCGCCGAAGTCGTTCGCCGCATGCGCGCCGGGGCTTGATTTTTTTGGCGGTTAGTTTACGTTGACGTAAACGTAACAGTAGCAGAAACGGCAGGGCGGGTGAAAGGACGCTTGAGGTTCGGCCGAGCATGAGCTTGGCGCGATGAAGAAAAGCGCCGCCCGCGTGGCGCGGACCCGGCTCGGACTGTGGCAGCATGGCGGGTTGGTGACGGGGCCTGGCTCCGTCGTGCGACGATAACCCGCGGAGGCCGGCAGGGGCTTCCGCCTGCGACTGTTCCCGGGAGTGAGGATGGCAGCGAAGCTTCGCATACTGACGGTTGATGACAAGGTCGAACTGGAGCACGTGCGCCAGTTCTTCCGCAATTACGCGGCATGGCTGTGCGTGGACCTGGGTTTCCAGGGCTTCGGCGAGGAAATGGCGTCGCTGCCGGGCGCGTACTCGGCCCCCGAGGGCCGCCTGTTCTACGCCGAGCAGGATGGCAAGCCGGCCGGCTGCGTCGGTCTGCGGCCGTTCTCCGAAGGCATCTGCGAGATGAAGCGCCTTTACGTCGAGCCGACGTTCCGCGGGCTGGGCATCGGTCGCGAACTGGTACTGGCGGCGATCCGCACGGCGAAGTCGCTCGGCTACCGCCGCATAATGCTCGACACCCTGCCGGCCATGCGCATCGCGGTGAAGCTGTATCGCGAGATGGGCTTCACCGAGGCGCCGGCGTATTACCCGACGCCGGTCGAAGGCACGCTGTTCCTGGCGCTCGACCTCGAGAACTGGTCCGAGGAGGAGGTCGCGAACGAAAACCTGTTCCACCTGTTCGATTTCAACCGCGCCTGGGCGCAGCGGATGCAGCAGGTGGACCCCGGCTTCTTCGAGAAGCTGTCCAAGCTGCAGTCGCCCGAGTACCTGTGGATCGGTTGCTCGGATTCGCGCGTGCCGGCCAACCAGATCATCGGCCTGCTGCCGGGCGAGGTGTTCGTGCATCGCAACGTGGCGAACGTGGTCGTGCACACCGACCTCAACTGCCTGTCGGTGATCCAGTTCGCGGTCGATGTGCTCAAGGTCAAGCACATCATGGTCGTCGGCCATTACGGTTGTGGCGGTGTGAAGTCTGCGCTGATGTGCGAGCGGGTCGGTCTCGTGGACCTGTGGCTGCGTCACGTGCAGGACGTCCATGTGAAGCACCGCAAGGCCGTCGACGCACTGCCGTCCGAGCTCGCGCACGACCGCTTGTGCGAACTCAATGCGCTCGAACAGGTGGTGAACGTGTGCCAGACGGTGGTGGTGCAGGACGCATGGCGCCGCGGCCAGCCGCTGACCGTGCATGCGTGGATCTATGGACTGAAGGACGGACTGATGCGCGATCTCGGTTTGAACGTGCGCCGTTCCGAGGATTTGATGCCGCGTTACGTCGCGGCGCTTGAAGCACTGGCCTGAGAGCCGGAAAAACCAAGACGCTTTATCAAGGAGAGAAGCATGAGTGATCCCGTCGTTATCGTTTCCGCCGCGCGTACCCCCATGGGCGGGTTCCAGGGCGAGCTGTCCGGGCTGACCGGCCCGCAGCTCGGCGCCGTCGCGATCAAGGCCGCCGTCGAGCGCGCCGGGATCTCTCCCGAGCAGGTGCAGGAAGTGCTGATGGGCTGCGTGCTGCCCGCCGGCGTCGGCCAGGCGCCGGCCCGCCAGGCCGCGCTCGGCGCGGGCCTGCCGTTGTCGGCTGGTTGCACCACCGTCAGCAAGGTGTGCGGCTCGGGCATGAAGGCGACGATGCTCGCGCACGATCTGCTTGTCGCAGGCACCAACGACGTGATGGTTGCGGGCGGCATGGAGTCGATGTCGAACGCGCCCTACATGCTGCCGAAGGCGCGCGCCGGCTACCGCCTCGGCCACGGCCAGGTGCTCGACCACATGTTCCTCGATGGCCTCGAAGACAGCTACTCGAAGGAGAACAAGGGCCGCCTGATGGGCACCTTTGCGGAAGACTGCGCAGGTCACTTCAGCTTCACCCGCGCGGCGCAGGACGAGTTCGCGATCGCCTCGACGACGCGCGCGCAGAACGCGATCAAGGACGGTTCCTTCGCGTGGGAAGTCGCGCCGGTGACCGTGTCGGGCCGCAAGGGCGATGTCGTCATCGACAAGGACGAGCAGCCGCCGAAAGCGCAGATCGACAAGATCGCCGGGCTGAAGCCCGCGTTCGCGAAGGACGGCACGGTCACCGCCGCCAACTCCTCGTCGATCTCCGACGGTGCAGCGGCGCTGGTGCTGATGCGCCGTTCGACCGCCGAGAAGCTCGGCCTCAAGCCGCTGGCGACCATCGTCGGCCATGCGACGCACGCGCAGGAGCCGGCCTGGTTCACGACCGCCCCGGTCGGCGCGATGCAGAAGGTGCTGGCGAAGGCCGGCTGGACCAAGGATCAGGTCGACCTGTGGGAGATCAACGAGGCCTTCGCGGTCGTCACGATGGCGGCGATGAAGGAACTCGACCTGCCGCACGACAAGGTCAACGTGCATGGCGGCGCCTGCGCGCTGGGCCATCCGATCGGTGCCTCGGGCGCGCGCATCCTCGTCACGCTGCTCGGCGCCCTGCAGAAGTACGGCAAGAAGCGCGGCGTCGCGAGCCTGTGCATCGGCGGCGGCGAAGCGACGGCGGTTGCGGTGGAGCTCGCATAAATGATCCTCACGCAAGAACAGGAAATGATCCGCGACTCCCTGCGCGCCTTCGCGCAGGAGCGCCTGGCCCCCTTCGCCGCCGAATGGGACCGCAACCACACCTTTCCGCGCGAGGCCTTGAAGGAGCTCGCCGAACTCGGCGCACTGGGGATGGTCGTGCCCGAGCAGTGGGGCGGCGCGGGCATGGACTACGTGAGCCTGGTGCTCGCGCTGGAGGAGATCGCGGCCGGCGATGGCGCGACCTCGACCATCGTCAGCGTGCAGAACTCGCTCGCCTGCGGCATTCCGAACCGGTACGGCAACGACGCGCAGAAGGAAGAGTGGCTGAAGCCGCTCGCGCGTGGCGAGAAGCTCGGCTGCTTCTGCCTGACCGAGCCGCATGTCGGCTCGGACGCGTCGGCGCTGAAGACCACCGCAGTGCGTGACGGAGATTCGTGGGTCATCAACGGCGTCAAGCAGTTCATCACCACCGGCCGCGAGGCGGATGTGGCGATCGTGTTCGCCGTCACCGACAAGACCGCCGGCAAGAAGGGCATCTCCTGCTTCCTCGTGCCGACCAACACGCCGGGTTACATCGTCGCGCGCATCGAGGAGAAGATGGGCCAGAAGGCGTCCGACACCGCGCAGATCCTGTTCGAGAACTGCCGCGTGCCGGCCGGTGCGCTGCTGGGTGCGGAAGGCGAGGGCTACAAGATTGCGCTGTCCAACCTCGAGGCGGGCCGCATCGGCATCGCCGCGCAGTGCCTCGGCATGGCGCGCGCGGCGCTGGAAGCGGCGGTGAAGTACGCGCACGAGCGCGAGACTTTCGGCAAGCCGATCTTCGAGCACCAGGCGGTGAACTTCCGCCTCGCCGACATGGCGACCCAGCTCGAAGCCGCGCGCCAGCTCGTGTGGCACGCCGCGAGCCTGAAGGACGCCGGCCGTCCGTGCCTCAAGGAAGCCTCGATGGCGAAGCTCTTCGCCTCGGAGATGGCCGAGAAGGTGTGCTCGGACGCGATCCAGATCCACGGCGGCTACGGTTATGTCAGCGACTTCCCGGTCGAGCGCATCTACCGCGACGTGCGCGTGTGCCAGATCTACGAAGGCGCGAGCGACATCCAGCGCCTCGTGATCGGTCGCTCGCTGGCCGTCTGACGCAGCAGTTTCCCGATCCTGCGGGTGCAGGCGCCGGGGGTGTTCTCCCTGCAGCCTCCCTCTAGATGCCTCCGGTGTTCCGCGGGATCCTTTTATTCACGACCGACCGGGGCCGCCCAGAGCCCCGGCGATAGAAGGCAGGAGACGAAATTGAACTACGAAACCCTCGAAATCGTCGTCGAACAGGGCGTCGCGACCGTCTGGATGAACCGTCCGGACGTGCACAACGCGTTCAACGCGCAACTCATCGCGGACATCACCGCGGCCTGCCGCCAGCTCGACGCCGACGATGCAGTGCGTGTCGTCGTGCTCGCCGGCCGTGGCAAGAGCTTTTCGGCCGGCGCCGACCTCAACTGGATGAAGGCCGCCGGCGAGGCGAGCGTCGAGGAGAACCTCGCCGACGCGCGCAAGCTCGCCGGCATGTTGCGCACCTTGTCGGAGATGAACAAGCCGACGATCGCGCGCGTGCAGGGCGCGGCGCTGGGTGGCGGCATGGGGCTCGCGTCGGCGTGCGACATCTGCGTCGCCTCCGACAAGGCCGTGTTCGCGACCTCCGAGGTCAAGTTCGGCATCATCCCGTCGGCGATCAGCCCCTACGTGATCCGCGCGATCGGCGAGCGGCAGTCGTATCGCTACTTCCAGACCGCGGAGCGCATCTCCGCACAGCGCGCCGGCGAGATCGGCCTCGCGCACGAGGTCGTCACGGCCGAGGCGCTCGATGCCAAGGTGAGCGAGATCGTGACGGCCCTCCTGCAGGGCGGCCCGAAATCTCAGGCTGCGGCGAAGGACCTGATCCGCGCGGTCGCGAACCGGCCGGTGTCGGACGAGCTCGTCGAAGACACTGCGCGCCGCATTTCCAGCCTGCGTGCGACGCCGGAAGCGAAGGAGGGGCTCGACGCCTTCCTGTCGAAGCGTCCGGCGGCATGGGTTCCGGTGCAGTAGGGGCGAGGGGGAGATCATGCAACTGCCGAAAAGTGTACGCATCGTCGACGTCGGCCCGCGCGACGGGCTGCAGAACGAGAAGCAGATTGTGTCGACCGAAACGAAGGTCGAGCTCATCGCGCGGCTGGCCGATGCCGGCCTCAAGGCGATCGAGGCGACTTCCTTCGTGTCGCCCAAGTGGGTGCCGCAGATGGGCGACAACGCCGAGGTGATGGCGCGCATCGCGCGCCGTCCCGGTGTCGCCTACCCGGTGCTGACGCCCAACCTGAAAGGCTTCGAGGCCGCGCTCGCGGCCGGTGCGGCCGAGGTCGCGGTGTTCGGCGCGGCGTCGGAGTCCTTCAGCCAGAAGAACATCAACTGCTCGATCGCCGAATCGCTGGAGCGCTTCCGCCCGGTCACCGAGGCCGCGCGTGCGGCGGGGGTGAAAGTGCGCGGCTACGTCTCCTGCGTTGCAGGCTGTCCCTATGAGGGACCGGTTGCACCGGAGAAGGTCGCCGAGGTCGCCGCGACGCTGATGGAAATGGGCTGCTACGAGGTGTCGCTGGGCGACACCATCGGTAGCGGCAACCCGGCGAACATCTCGCGCATGCTCGACGCGGTGATCAAGCGTGTGCCGGTCGAGCGCCTCGCCGGCCACTATCACGACACCTACGGCATGGCTGCCGCGAACGTCTACGCCTCGCTCGAGATGGGGGTTTCGGTGTTCGATGCCTCCGTCGGCGGCCTGGGCGGCTGCCCCTATGCGGCGGGCGCGTCCGGCAACGTCGCCACCGAGGATGTCGTGTGGCTGCTGAACGGGCTGGGCATCGACACCGGCATCAATGTCGAGCGTCTGGTCGACATCGCCGCGTGGATCAGCGGCGTCCTCGGTCGCGAGCCGGCCTCGCGCGTGGCCCGCGCCGTGCTCGCGAAGCGGGCGAAGACGGGCTGTTCCGGCTGACGGCTTTCTGCAACATTGAACTCGAACGGACCGCGGCGGACCAAACAAGACAACGAGCCGCGGCCGATAACCACACACCCCCGACCCCGACATGAGCATCGCATCGCCCTGCATCAACATCTGCCGCATGAGCGCGGCCACCGGCCTGTGCGAAGGCTGTTTCCGCAGCCTCGACGAGATCGCGCGCTGGAGCCGTAGCGCGGACGCCGACAAGCGGCACATCCTCGAACTCATCGCCCAGCGCCGCGCAAGTTTGGGTGCCGCGGCGCCGACCCTCGCTTCGACGGAGGGCGCATGAGCGAGTCGCTGTGCGTCGGCGTGTGCATGATCGACTGGGACTCCGGTGTGTGTCTCGGCTGCGGCCGCACGCCGGAGGAGATCGAAGGCGTGCCCGTTCCGTCCGTCCCGTCGGAACCGCCTAAGCCCGCGCCGCTGCCCGACAACGTCGCCGTGCAAGTCGGCGAAGGCACCGAATGAGCGTCGCCGCGGCTTTGCCCGACACCATCCGCGTGCTCGAACGCGGCTGGCTGTCGGCCAACAACATCGTCCTCTTCGACGGCGACCGGGCGACCGTGGTGGACAGCGGCTACGTCAGCCACGGCGAGCAGACTGTCGCGCTGTTGCGCGAGGTGCTGCAAGGGCGGCGGCTCACCGAGCTCGTCAATACGCACTCGCATTCCGACCACATCGGCGGCAATGCCCTGCTGCAGCGCACCTTCGGCTGCACGATCAGCGTTCCTGCCGGCATGCTGCCGACGGTCGCGGCGTGGGACGAGGACGCGTTGCTCCTGACGACTGCCGCGCAGTCGGGCGAGCGTTTTCATGCCGACCATGCAGTCCATCCGGGCGACATGCTGCAGATGGGCGGCCTCGCGTGGCAGGCGATTGCCGCACCCGGTCACGACATGGACGCGCTGGTGTTCCACAACCCGGATCGTCGCATCCTGATTTCGGGTGACGCGCTGTGGCGCGACGGCTTCGGCATCCTGTTCGCCGAGGTGCTGGGGACCGGCGACGGTATCGGCGCAACGCGGCGCACGCTGGAGGCCATCGCGCGCCTGGCGGTGGATGTCGTGATCCCCGGGCACGGTGCGCCCTTCGTCGAGTTCGACGACGCCCTCGCGCGCGCCTTCGCCCGTCTGCGTGCGTTCGAGGAGGATGGCGCGCGCATGGCGCGCAACGCGATCCGTGCCTGCGTGACCTTTTCGCTGCTCGATGCGCGCAGCATGCCGATCGACATGCTCGCGGAACATCTCGCCAGCGTGCCGTTGTACCGTGAGGCCAATGCGCGCTTTCTTGGCTTGGCCCCGGATGCACTGGCAGACTGGCTGCTTGCGGAACTCACGCGGGCCGGGGTGGCGCGGCGCGAGGGGGGGCTGCTCGTCGCTGTCTGATTAGACTTTAGTCATAGGTTTTGCCGCCCGGCGCTGGCCGTGGGGCCTCGCTTTGGCGATAATCGACGCTCCACGCGGAGTATCGGGTCATGCAGATCGTCCTTATCAGCGGCTTGTCGGGTTCCGGGAAGAGCGTCGCACTCAAGGTGCTCGAAGACGCGGGCTATTACGCGGTAGACAATCTGCCGGCGAGCCTGCTGCCCAAGCTCGTGGCGGAATTGCGGCGGCTCGGCCACGGGCGTGTCGCCGTCGCGGTCGACGTGCGCTCCGGCGCCAACATCGCGGCCCTGCCGCAGAAGGTCGAAGACTTGCGCCGGACGGTCGGTGACCTGCGCGTGATCTTCCTCGAGGCGCGTGACGATGCGTTGATCGCGCGCTTCTCCGAAACGCGCCGGCGCCACCCCCTCGCGAGCGAAGGCGTCTCGCTCGAGGAGGCGATCCAGAAGGAGCGCGACGCGCTCGAATCGGTCGCCGCCCTCGGCCATCGCATCGACACCAGCGACCTGCAGGCGAACACGCTGCGTGCGTGGATCAAGGATTTCATGCAGATCGAGGCGACCGCGGGGCTCACGCTGATGTTCCAGTCCTTCGGCTTCAAGTACGGCATTCCGCTCGACGCCGACAACGTGTTCGACGTGCGCTGCCTGCCCAATCCGCATTACGACCCGCTGCTGCGGCCCTTTACCGGCAAGGACAAGCCGGTGATCGATTTCCTCGAGAACATGCCCGAAGTCGCGCGCATGTACGAGGACATCCGCAGCTTCGTCGCCAACTGGCTGCCCAGCTACGCGCGCGACAACCGCAGCTATCTCACCGTCGCGATCGGCTGCACCGGGGGGCAGCACCGCTCCGTGTACCTAGCCGAGAAACTGGGGCAGCACTTTGCCGCGTCCGTGCGCGTGCTGGTGCGCCATCGCTCGGCCGTGCGGCGTGCGCTGGACCACGCGCAGCGGCCGGCGGACCAGTGAAGGCGCGTCTGTCCGAGTGGATCGTCCTGCTGCGGCCGGGCGACTGGCTCGTGCTCGCCGGCGCGTTGTCGGTGTGCGTGCTGTCGGCGCTGGCGTTGTGGCGTGGCGGGGCGCCGGACAAGGCGGTCGTGCGCGCAGGCGGCAAGGTTTTCGCCGAAGCCGGGCTCGCGCGCGCGCAGGTGGTCGAGGTGCCCGGCCCGCTGGGCATCACCCGCATCGAGATCGAGCCCGGCCGCGCGCGCGTCGCGTCCGACCCCGGGCCGCGCCAGTACTGCGTGCGCCAGGGCTGGCTGACGCGTTCGGGGGCAGTGGCGATCTGCGCCCCCAACCAGGTGTCGCTGAGCCTCGCCGGCGGTGCGGCCGACTATG
This genomic interval carries:
- a CDS encoding MerR family transcriptional regulator — its product is MASEQTYTITELAREFDVTPRAIRFYEDQGLLKPSRVGRTRVYSKSDRTRLKLTLRGKRLGLSLAEIKELIEMHGGVRNAAPQLLRFLVVLADRRAALEQQREDIEAVLGEIDSLEQQCSELLGHDTSRAAEERAEVVRRMRAGA
- a CDS encoding hydroxymethylglutaryl-CoA lyase, encoding MQLPKSVRIVDVGPRDGLQNEKQIVSTETKVELIARLADAGLKAIEATSFVSPKWVPQMGDNAEVMARIARRPGVAYPVLTPNLKGFEAALAAGAAEVAVFGAASESFSQKNINCSIAESLERFRPVTEAARAAGVKVRGYVSCVAGCPYEGPVAPEKVAEVAATLMEMGCYEVSLGDTIGSGNPANISRMLDAVIKRVPVERLAGHYHDTYGMAAANVYASLEMGVSVFDASVGGLGGCPYAAGASGNVATEDVVWLLNGLGIDTGINVERLVDIAAWISGVLGREPASRVARAVLAKRAKTGCSG
- a CDS encoding NusG domain II-containing protein; translation: MKARLSEWIVLLRPGDWLVLAGALSVCVLSALALWRGGAPDKAVVRAGGKVFAEAGLARAQVVEVPGPLGITRIEIEPGRARVASDPGPRQYCVRQGWLTRSGAVAICAPNQVSLSLAGGAADYDSLNY
- a CDS encoding acyl-CoA dehydrogenase, whose product is MILTQEQEMIRDSLRAFAQERLAPFAAEWDRNHTFPREALKELAELGALGMVVPEQWGGAGMDYVSLVLALEEIAAGDGATSTIVSVQNSLACGIPNRYGNDAQKEEWLKPLARGEKLGCFCLTEPHVGSDASALKTTAVRDGDSWVINGVKQFITTGREADVAIVFAVTDKTAGKKGISCFLVPTNTPGYIVARIEEKMGQKASDTAQILFENCRVPAGALLGAEGEGYKIALSNLEAGRIGIAAQCLGMARAALEAAVKYAHERETFGKPIFEHQAVNFRLADMATQLEAARQLVWHAASLKDAGRPCLKEASMAKLFASEMAEKVCSDAIQIHGGYGYVSDFPVERIYRDVRVCQIYEGASDIQRLVIGRSLAV
- a CDS encoding DUF1289 domain-containing protein gives rise to the protein MSIASPCINICRMSAATGLCEGCFRSLDEIARWSRSADADKRHILELIAQRRASLGAAAPTLASTEGA
- a CDS encoding acetyl-CoA C-acetyltransferase, with protein sequence MSDPVVIVSAARTPMGGFQGELSGLTGPQLGAVAIKAAVERAGISPEQVQEVLMGCVLPAGVGQAPARQAALGAGLPLSAGCTTVSKVCGSGMKATMLAHDLLVAGTNDVMVAGGMESMSNAPYMLPKARAGYRLGHGQVLDHMFLDGLEDSYSKENKGRLMGTFAEDCAGHFSFTRAAQDEFAIASTTRAQNAIKDGSFAWEVAPVTVSGRKGDVVIDKDEQPPKAQIDKIAGLKPAFAKDGTVTAANSSSISDGAAALVLMRRSTAEKLGLKPLATIVGHATHAQEPAWFTTAPVGAMQKVLAKAGWTKDQVDLWEINEAFAVVTMAAMKELDLPHDKVNVHGGACALGHPIGASGARILVTLLGALQKYGKKRGVASLCIGGGEATAVAVELA
- a CDS encoding MBL fold metallo-hydrolase gives rise to the protein MTTSGELQYPFDETPGAGEVKQIAPGVGWVRMPLPFALNHINLWTLDDGDALAVVDTGFGLDAVRDNWNAILDRDRRPLSRVLVTHSHPDHLGLAAWLAERDGAPVQMTQGEFFNGHAIWNEIAGTAVEEMVAHFATHGLDAGRQGALRERGNSYRKGVPALPKSYQRIFDGDVLRIGAHDWRVIVGFGHSPEHASLYCESLGVLISGDMLLPRISTNISVYALTPEDDLLGWFLESLNRFKDLPDDTLVLPSHGHPFRGIRARIEQLNVHHRERCDALLDEIKTPRSAGELLSTLFPRELDTHQVMFAMGEAIAHLNYLVARGEVRKVGDRTGIIRFEKTA
- a CDS encoding MBL fold metallo-hydrolase, with protein sequence MSVAAALPDTIRVLERGWLSANNIVLFDGDRATVVDSGYVSHGEQTVALLREVLQGRRLTELVNTHSHSDHIGGNALLQRTFGCTISVPAGMLPTVAAWDEDALLLTTAAQSGERFHADHAVHPGDMLQMGGLAWQAIAAPGHDMDALVFHNPDRRILISGDALWRDGFGILFAEVLGTGDGIGATRRTLEAIARLAVDVVIPGHGAPFVEFDDALARAFARLRAFEEDGARMARNAIRACVTFSLLDARSMPIDMLAEHLASVPLYREANARFLGLAPDALADWLLAELTRAGVARREGGLLVAV
- the rapZ gene encoding RNase adapter RapZ, coding for MQIVLISGLSGSGKSVALKVLEDAGYYAVDNLPASLLPKLVAELRRLGHGRVAVAVDVRSGANIAALPQKVEDLRRTVGDLRVIFLEARDDALIARFSETRRRHPLASEGVSLEEAIQKERDALESVAALGHRIDTSDLQANTLRAWIKDFMQIEATAGLTLMFQSFGFKYGIPLDADNVFDVRCLPNPHYDPLLRPFTGKDKPVIDFLENMPEVARMYEDIRSFVANWLPSYARDNRSYLTVAIGCTGGQHRSVYLAEKLGQHFAASVRVLVRHRSAVRRALDHAQRPADQ
- a CDS encoding DUF1289 domain-containing protein, encoding MSESLCVGVCMIDWDSGVCLGCGRTPEEIEGVPVPSVPSEPPKPAPLPDNVAVQVGEGTE
- a CDS encoding enoyl-CoA hydratase/isomerase family protein, whose amino-acid sequence is MNYETLEIVVEQGVATVWMNRPDVHNAFNAQLIADITAACRQLDADDAVRVVVLAGRGKSFSAGADLNWMKAAGEASVEENLADARKLAGMLRTLSEMNKPTIARVQGAALGGGMGLASACDICVASDKAVFATSEVKFGIIPSAISPYVIRAIGERQSYRYFQTAERISAQRAGEIGLAHEVVTAEALDAKVSEIVTALLQGGPKSQAAAKDLIRAVANRPVSDELVEDTARRISSLRATPEAKEGLDAFLSKRPAAWVPVQ
- the can gene encoding carbonate dehydratase — translated: MAAKLRILTVDDKVELEHVRQFFRNYAAWLCVDLGFQGFGEEMASLPGAYSAPEGRLFYAEQDGKPAGCVGLRPFSEGICEMKRLYVEPTFRGLGIGRELVLAAIRTAKSLGYRRIMLDTLPAMRIAVKLYREMGFTEAPAYYPTPVEGTLFLALDLENWSEEEVANENLFHLFDFNRAWAQRMQQVDPGFFEKLSKLQSPEYLWIGCSDSRVPANQIIGLLPGEVFVHRNVANVVVHTDLNCLSVIQFAVDVLKVKHIMVVGHYGCGGVKSALMCERVGLVDLWLRHVQDVHVKHRKAVDALPSELAHDRLCELNALEQVVNVCQTVVVQDAWRRGQPLTVHAWIYGLKDGLMRDLGLNVRRSEDLMPRYVAALEALA